A window of the Bradyrhizobium ottawaense genome harbors these coding sequences:
- a CDS encoding LysR family transcriptional regulator, translated as MIKDNFALRLYTRVARLGSFSAAARECGLSQSQASRIVAELEAELGTRLLSRTTRAVVPTEAGGEFLARVEPILAALDEAEHSVREGGELRGLVRMSMPTSFGIRDVIPRLASFAERHPALHIQLQMGDRRHDVVRDAVDVAIRLGSLADAVGTAKCIATIPRVIVASPDYLARHGAPNTPEDLGRHRIVGGTSAAVPSAWRFERDGQQSAIKLEPHFSTDENEGAIAAAVAGLGITSTSGWACRRELENGALVRVLTKWTLEGIPVHAYFPMGRATRAAARAIIDHLVANFEREPPAEPI; from the coding sequence TTGATCAAGGACAACTTCGCCCTTCGCTTGTATACGCGCGTCGCTCGGCTCGGCAGCTTCTCGGCCGCCGCCCGCGAGTGCGGTCTCTCGCAGTCTCAGGCCTCGCGGATCGTCGCCGAACTCGAGGCCGAGCTTGGGACCAGGCTTCTGTCCCGCACCACGCGCGCCGTCGTGCCGACCGAGGCCGGGGGAGAATTTCTGGCGCGGGTCGAGCCTATCCTGGCTGCTCTGGACGAGGCCGAGCACAGTGTCCGCGAGGGCGGTGAACTGCGCGGACTGGTCCGGATGAGCATGCCGACCAGCTTCGGCATCCGCGATGTCATTCCTCGCCTCGCTTCTTTCGCCGAGCGGCACCCGGCTTTGCATATACAACTTCAGATGGGGGACAGGCGTCATGACGTGGTCCGGGACGCCGTGGATGTCGCCATACGGCTTGGCAGCCTTGCCGATGCGGTCGGGACCGCAAAGTGCATCGCCACGATCCCGCGCGTCATCGTGGCATCTCCTGACTATCTGGCGCGCCATGGCGCGCCCAATACTCCCGAGGACCTTGGCCGGCACCGCATCGTCGGAGGGACGTCCGCTGCTGTGCCGTCTGCCTGGCGGTTCGAACGCGACGGCCAGCAATCCGCGATCAAGCTGGAGCCGCATTTCTCGACCGACGAGAACGAAGGCGCCATCGCGGCGGCAGTGGCAGGTCTGGGCATCACCTCGACGAGCGGCTGGGCATGCCGTCGCGAACTCGAAAATGGCGCCCTGGTGCGCGTGCTTACAAAGTGGACGTTGGAAGGCATTCCCGTGCATGCCTATTTCCCGATGGGGCGTGCCACCCGCGCCGCTGCCCGCGCAATCATCGATCACCTGGTCGCCAATTTCGAGCGGGAACCACCTGCAGAGCCGATCTGA
- a CDS encoding alkene reductase: MSTQPLLRPYRMGTLDLPNRIVMAPLTRMRAGSDDHVPTALQAEYYAQRAAAGLIVTEGVAISPEGFGWADTPGLWTAEQVRGWGRVTNSVHAAGGRIVAQLWHTGAISHPDLRGGARPLSASEVDPKQISVTAAGRVPTVAPRPMTNDEIRQTSADYARAARNAMDAGFDGVQIQANYLYLLAQFLNKATNRRTDEYGGDIEGRARLLFEVVEAIFGEVDPSKVGVKIGPMHETGPFAANDETLPMAEYAIRELGGYGISHLLIMGNTTDFTGTPLEPLMGDGMFRHFRPIFRGTLIANTDMDAERGNRLIADGLADLVAFGRPFIANPDLVQRLKTGAPLAEIDWTTVYGAGPEGYSDYPALQPENA, from the coding sequence ATGTCGACCCAGCCTCTGCTTAGGCCCTACCGGATGGGAACTCTCGATCTGCCCAACCGGATCGTGATGGCGCCGCTCACTCGCATGCGGGCAGGGTCGGACGACCACGTGCCGACCGCGCTGCAGGCCGAGTACTACGCACAGCGCGCTGCCGCGGGTCTGATCGTGACCGAAGGTGTTGCGATCAGCCCCGAGGGATTCGGCTGGGCAGATACCCCCGGCTTGTGGACCGCTGAGCAGGTTCGAGGGTGGGGCCGCGTAACCAATTCCGTTCACGCCGCGGGCGGGCGCATCGTTGCGCAGCTCTGGCACACCGGAGCCATTTCGCACCCGGACCTGCGCGGCGGCGCGCGACCGCTTTCGGCCTCGGAGGTTGATCCCAAGCAGATATCCGTCACCGCCGCCGGCCGTGTCCCCACCGTTGCGCCGCGTCCGATGACCAACGATGAAATCCGTCAGACCTCAGCCGACTACGCCCGCGCCGCGCGCAACGCGATGGATGCCGGGTTCGACGGTGTGCAGATCCAGGCGAACTACCTCTATCTGCTGGCGCAATTCCTCAACAAGGCGACCAACCGACGGACCGACGAATATGGCGGTGACATCGAGGGCCGTGCCCGCCTGCTGTTCGAGGTCGTCGAGGCGATCTTCGGCGAAGTCGACCCGTCGAAGGTCGGCGTGAAGATCGGCCCGATGCATGAAACCGGTCCCTTCGCGGCGAACGACGAGACCTTGCCGATGGCCGAATATGCCATTCGCGAGTTGGGCGGATATGGAATCTCGCATCTGCTTATCATGGGAAACACGACCGACTTCACCGGTACGCCGCTGGAGCCGCTCATGGGAGACGGCATGTTCCGCCACTTCCGGCCGATCTTCCGTGGCACGCTGATCGCCAACACCGACATGGACGCGGAGCGCGGCAATCGCCTGATCGCTGATGGTCTCGCCGATCTCGTGGCGTTCGGCCGCCCCTTCATTGCCAATCCCGACCTGGTTCAACGCCTCAAGACCGGCGCGCCGCTCGCCGAGATCGACTGGACGACCGTCTATGGCGCCGGGCCTGAGGGTTATTCCGACTATCCGGCTCTGCAGCCGGAAAATGCTTGA